The segment GCCAATCATGAATGGCTCGGCAAAGGCAGCGCGGAGATAGCTGGCGTAGAGCGCGGCAGACTCAGCTTCGTTCTTCAAAGCACGGCCGAGCACCCTCTGCGTGGCCGGGGTGATGAAGTTGGCGACGTGGTCGGCGTTGATGATGGGCTTGCCAGTGCGCTGGTGGAGATCGCGATAAAACGCAGCGTCAAAATCACCATCGAGCTGTGCTGCGATGACGGGGAAGTGTTTCGCCGAACATTCCACTACGGGTAAAAAAAGACGTGTTCCAGCAAACCGCTCACCAAGCACAAGATGGTGCGGATCATGGCGGCGGAAGGCCTCAGCGGTGAGGCGATAGCATTGATCCGCGATCTCGACGGTGAAGGCGAGTTCAGCCACCTGGATATCCGCCGCGCCTGTGATGGCCTTTTCATACGCCAGCCAGCCGGGAGAGCCGGGCGGCAATTTGCGAAAGAAGGACAACCAACTCACTCCACTTTTCTTCTCTTCGTTCTCAAGGTAAGCCATGTCGCCCCAGCGCGGCAGATCCACGAGGTAGTGGCCGAGCAGGAAGCGATTCTCACGCAGAGGCCGACAATGCTCCGCGACTCTTTTATCCAAGTCTGCGGCGAACTCGGGAGCAAACACATCCACATACTCCGGCGGCCCAGAAACAGTCACACCCGAGGTATTGGTCTGCTTAAATCCGGTGGAGAAAGGCATGGTCTGACGCACATGAACCGGCGCATCGTAACCTGCGTAGTTAAAGCCCCAACTGCGCACCATCTTCTCCACATGCGCCGCCGCCTCCTTCACGCTGCCGTGATGGCGTTCCTTCACGAGGTCACGCTCCCCAGGGCGCAGTTTTTGATTCCCACCACCGAAGTAGGTGCCGATGTGATTCACACCTATGGGGATGAATCCGTTTCCCTCCGGTGTGATGAAGAACCAGCGTCCCTTCACCTCCTCCAAATGGAACCAACCCGTGGCTTTGCCTTTGATAGACGTGGAACCGCCGTAGAGATCAAAGTCCTGAGCGTGCAGGCTTATCGCCAAAGTTAGAAGAAGGGTGAGGGCGCTTTTCATGATGTGTTTCTCGCTAGTGCTCAGCACCATGCTCCTCATCCAGATCGCGGATGTTTTCGATGATGGCGTTCAGCTTCGTGCCTGTGGCGGTGAGTGCATACTCGGTGCGCGGCACCTTGCCTGCAATCTCCGAGCGCGTGATGAGGCGATAGTCCATGAGCTTGCGCAGTCTTTCATTGAGCACCTTCGTCGAGATGCCAGGAATAAAGCGCTCCAGTTGCCCAGGACGTGACACACCGCGTCCGATCGCTGCCAGCACAGCGGCAGACCATTTGCAGCCCACCACATCTTCGAGCCGCCGATACGCTGTGCGCTCGGCCAGCGGCAGGTGTCCAGGTTTCTTCTTGGTAGCAGCTTTTGGTTTCATGGTCGCTCGTAGCATCCGCGCTGTTTTTTAGCCAGCAGGCACAAAACGGTGCCCACCCACGCAATAGTGCCCTCTTTCGCGATTTCACATCCGGCATTCTGATGGCGGCGACATCCGATGCATCACGCAGCGGCCTGTCATTCAACCCACCAAACATCAGAACACATCCACATGAAAACCAAAGCCACCTTCTACCACGCAGGCTGCCCCGTCTGCGTCGCTGCTGAACAAAACGTCGCCGCTGCACTCGATGGCAACCGCTACGATGTCGAGATCGTCCACCTTGGCAGCGCCAAGGATCGCGTCGCTGAAGCCGAAGCCGCCGGGGTGAAATCCGTGCCTGCTCTCGTCATCGGCGGAGCCGCGTATCACATCAATTTTGGCGCAGACCTCAGTGTGCTGAAGTAACCCCCCGTCAAAGACTCCTGTGTCGCAGCCGCCAGACGGTCCATCCTGGCGCTGTGGCACAGGCTGGATGTCGGCATCTCAAGCTCCCTGGCCCTTTGCCAGCGCCTCCGCTTGATGCCGATGTCCATGCACCTCATAGCCGATCACCGTCACCACAGGAGCGAACATGAGCACCATCAAGCAGACCGACATGCTCATCCCGCCCATGGCAGCACCGATAGCGAGCGCGACGACTGCCGCAGTGCCCGCCAGCAGCCAGACATGAAGCAGGTCAAAGCGCCGAACCAAATAGTAGTAGATGCCATACACAAGGCCGAGGTAAATGCCCACAGGTATAGCGACACTCAGCACCGTAGCGAGCGGGCCAATGTGAGCCTTATGCGCGATGAAATCCGCCGCCACATGCAGCCCCGCGCCAGTGGCGACGATAGACGTGACAATAAGCATCTGCGTGTATCCCCAGACAAAGCCACGCTCCCGATGACCATGCAAGATAGCGGCTGATGGCAGCATGTAATACACCCACCACATGCCAAACGTGAGCCCCACACCCGCTAGACCGACAAAGGCGACATCCAGCGTCCAGCCGTATTGCTCAATCACTGCGGACAGCGTTGCCACCGTTC is part of the Verrucomicrobiaceae bacterium genome and harbors:
- a CDS encoding helix-turn-helix transcriptional regulator, with protein sequence MKPKAATKKKPGHLPLAERTAYRRLEDVVGCKWSAAVLAAIGRGVSRPGQLERFIPGISTKVLNERLRKLMDYRLITRSEIAGKVPRTEYALTATGTKLNAIIENIRDLDEEHGAEH
- a CDS encoding thioredoxin family protein, with the protein product MKTKATFYHAGCPVCVAAEQNVAAALDGNRYDVEIVHLGSAKDRVAEAEAAGVKSVPALVIGGAAYHINFGADLSVLK